A genomic stretch from Candidatus Nitrotoga arctica includes:
- a CDS encoding M48 family metallopeptidase — MFNNRIYSAIFISLSLVALDGCKTTTSGGAVGAQRSQLMLVSSQQLEQVAEQSYTKLKAEAVQKGTLNQDRAMLERLLTITNRIKPHTATFRPDAPSWKWEANIISDKQLNAFCMPGGKIIFYSGLINELKLTDDEIAVVLGHEVAHALREHSREQVSQAIAANTTINVGAALLGLSGGIADLAGAGYQALIATRFSRTDETEADHIGLELSARAGYDPRAGVTLWQKMMKANGGQRPPEFLSSHPADSTRIQHIEKLLPTVMPLYEAARR; from the coding sequence ATGTTTAATAATAGGATTTATTCGGCAATATTTATCAGTCTTTCATTAGTTGCGCTCGACGGATGTAAAACCACTACAAGTGGCGGTGCAGTCGGTGCACAGCGCTCTCAGCTCATGCTTGTTTCTTCACAGCAATTAGAGCAAGTTGCCGAACAAAGCTATACCAAGTTGAAGGCAGAAGCAGTACAAAAAGGAACACTGAATCAAGATCGCGCGATGTTGGAACGACTGCTTACGATTACCAACCGCATCAAACCGCATACCGCAACATTTCGTCCTGATGCGCCAAGTTGGAAATGGGAAGCCAATATAATTAGCGATAAACAGCTTAATGCATTCTGTATGCCTGGAGGAAAAATTATTTTTTATTCAGGACTAATCAATGAATTAAAGTTAACCGATGATGAAATCGCAGTTGTGTTGGGGCATGAGGTTGCTCATGCCTTGCGTGAGCATTCTCGTGAACAGGTCTCTCAAGCAATTGCTGCCAATACCACAATTAATGTTGGCGCCGCATTGTTAGGTTTAAGTGGGGGTATAGCTGATCTGGCTGGCGCTGGTTATCAGGCACTAATCGCAACCAGATTCAGTCGTACTGACGAGACTGAGGCTGATCATATTGGTCTGGAACTAAGTGCACGAGCAGGTTACGACCCACGCGCAGGAGTTACATTGTGGCAGAAAATGATGAAGGCCAACGGCGGCCAGCGTCCGCCTGAGTTTCTGAGTAGCCATCCGGCTGACTCAACTCGCATTCAACACATTGAAAAATTGCTGCCAACCGTCATGCCCCTTTACGAAGCTGCACGTAGATAA
- a CDS encoding deoxynucleoside kinase, with amino-acid sequence MLFDRYRYVVVEGPIGVGKTSLARRLAEHYEATALLEKPEENPFLARFYENPARHALSTQLFFLFQRINEVRDLAQMDLFRASTVADYLFDKDVLFARLNLSDDEFALYQNIYHNLAPQVPAPDLVIYLQASPEALVERVHKRATPYERQIADSYLTRLAQAYSDFFYHYDTAPVFIVNSENLNFVDSDEDFAFLLQRIEGMRGQREFFSRGA; translated from the coding sequence ATGTTGTTTGATAGGTACCGTTACGTAGTGGTCGAGGGACCAATCGGGGTGGGCAAGACCAGCCTGGCGCGCCGTCTTGCCGAACATTATGAGGCGACTGCGCTGCTGGAAAAACCAGAAGAAAATCCTTTTTTGGCACGATTTTATGAAAATCCTGCACGTCATGCGTTGTCTACTCAATTGTTCTTCTTGTTTCAACGTATTAACGAGGTACGTGATTTGGCGCAAATGGATTTATTCCGCGCCAGTACCGTGGCGGATTATTTGTTCGACAAGGATGTGCTGTTTGCTCGCTTGAATCTTAGCGACGATGAATTTGCGCTTTACCAGAACATTTATCACAACTTGGCACCGCAAGTGCCTGCACCGGACTTGGTAATCTACCTGCAAGCCTCGCCGGAAGCTTTGGTTGAGCGCGTGCACAAACGTGCCACACCTTACGAGCGCCAAATTGCTGATTCCTACCTGACGCGTCTGGCGCAAGCTTATAGCGATTTCTTTTATCATTACGACACGGCGCCAGTGTTTATCGTGAACAGTGAGAATTTGAATTTTGTGGATAGCGACGAGGATTTCGCTTTTCTGTTACAGCGTATCGAAGGGATGCGCGGGCAGCGTGAATTCTTTAGTAGAGGAGCATGA
- a CDS encoding CsbD family protein, whose protein sequence is MNWDQIEGNWKQLKGQVKEQWGKLTDDHLDVIAGKRNQLAGKIQETYGVTKEKAEEEISEWEKNQK, encoded by the coding sequence ATGAACTGGGATCAAATTGAAGGCAACTGGAAACAATTAAAGGGTCAGGTTAAGGAGCAATGGGGAAAGCTTACAGATGATCATCTTGACGTTATAGCGGGCAAACGTAATCAGCTAGCAGGCAAGATTCAGGAAACTTACGGTGTCACTAAAGAAAAAGCGGAAGAGGAAATTTCTGAATGGGAAAAAAATCAGAAATAA
- the panD gene encoding aspartate 1-decarboxylase — MQRTMLKAKLHRVHVTHSELHYEGSCAIDEDLLDAADIREYQQIDIYNVTNGERFTTYAIRAQRGSGVISVNGAAAHKANPGDILIIATYAMYTELELQKFHPQLVYVDERNRIIAERDEISIQAA; from the coding sequence ATGCAAAGAACTATGCTCAAAGCCAAATTGCATCGAGTGCATGTGACGCATTCGGAATTGCATTATGAAGGCTCGTGTGCGATCGATGAGGATTTATTGGATGCCGCTGATATCCGTGAATACCAGCAGATCGATATTTATAACGTCACCAATGGTGAGCGTTTCACCACCTATGCCATCCGTGCACAACGCGGCTCCGGCGTTATCTCAGTGAATGGTGCTGCGGCGCATAAGGCCAACCCAGGCGACATTCTAATTATCGCCACTTACGCAATGTATACCGAATTGGAGTTGCAGAAATTTCATCCCCAATTGGTGTATGTTGATGAGCGCAATCGTATTATTGCCGAACGTGATGAAATTTCAATACAGGCAGCGTAA
- the panB gene encoding 3-methyl-2-oxobutanoate hydroxymethyltransferase, translating to MRTTLTSLQALRDQGEKIAVLTCYDASFAALLEAGGVNALLVGDSLGMVLQGHETTLPVTLDEMVYHTACVARGSQQAFIITDMPFGTFQVSPEKTFENAAHLMAAGAQMIKLEGGRAMAETISFLTGRGIPVCAHIGLTPQSVHQIGGYRVQGKNDADAQRLLQDAVIVEQAGAGLIVLEAMPALLAAEITANVSIPTIGIGAGAACSGQVLVLHDMLDIYPGKKARFVKNYMQGAQGIADGVMRFVIEVKSGAFPGVEHSF from the coding sequence ATGCGAACGACATTAACGTCATTGCAGGCATTACGTGACCAAGGTGAAAAAATCGCTGTATTGACCTGTTACGACGCCAGCTTTGCGGCGTTGCTTGAAGCAGGTGGCGTGAACGCGCTGTTGGTGGGCGATTCGCTCGGCATGGTATTGCAAGGGCATGAAACTACCCTGCCGGTGACCTTGGACGAGATGGTTTACCACACAGCTTGCGTAGCACGTGGGTCGCAACAGGCATTCATAATCACCGATATGCCGTTCGGCACCTTTCAGGTCAGCCCGGAAAAAACATTTGAAAATGCCGCGCACCTGATGGCAGCGGGCGCGCAGATGATCAAACTCGAAGGTGGTAGGGCGATGGCCGAGACTATTTCCTTCCTTACCGGGCGTGGCATTCCAGTATGTGCCCATATTGGGCTTACACCGCAGTCGGTGCACCAGATTGGTGGTTATCGAGTGCAGGGTAAGAATGACGCTGACGCTCAGCGTCTGTTGCAAGATGCGGTAATCGTCGAGCAGGCTGGAGCTGGACTGATTGTGTTGGAAGCCATGCCAGCGCTGCTGGCCGCAGAAATTACCGCCAATGTTTCTATTCCCACCATAGGCATAGGCGCGGGTGCGGCATGTTCAGGCCAAGTGCTGGTGTTGCACGACATGCTGGATATTTACCCAGGCAAAAAAGCACGCTTTGTGAAAAATTATATGCAGGGTGCACAAGGCATTGCCGACGGGGTGATGCGTTTTGTAATTGAGGTAAAATCCGGCGCTTTTCCCGGTGTGGAACATAGCTTCTGA
- a CDS encoding OmpA family protein, whose product MRKPLTNKKNGLSVSIALILGIVTASVNAQTTRNEKEHIEVDIHDSSGKIVRSGAGECWHTHFGQAEQGECNSTPIAKTAAPALMDKTTSIDKPTLITPPIQIEEPVAVRELPIVSTKKLTLDASEFFDFGEPILRPSARAELDDFVEKLKDINPQTITVTGHADRIGSAHYNQILSEQRAATVKAYLVRKGVSPDIVLAEGKGDTQPITKKDQCPSDKAPQTIECLQPDRRVEVEMTGTKTGP is encoded by the coding sequence ATGAGGAAACCATTAACAAATAAAAAAAACGGACTATCGGTGTCAATTGCTTTAATACTGGGAATTGTCACCGCGTCGGTTAATGCACAAACAACACGCAACGAAAAGGAACATATTGAAGTAGATATTCATGACTCGAGTGGCAAAATAGTGAGGAGTGGAGCTGGAGAATGTTGGCACACGCATTTTGGTCAGGCAGAACAGGGTGAATGTAATTCAACGCCGATAGCGAAGACCGCAGCGCCTGCTTTAATGGATAAGACTACTTCAATTGATAAGCCCACTCTAATTACTCCACCAATTCAAATTGAGGAACCGGTTGCGGTGCGCGAATTGCCAATTGTTTCAACTAAGAAACTAACATTGGATGCAAGCGAATTTTTCGATTTTGGTGAACCGATATTGCGGCCATCAGCTCGGGCTGAGCTGGATGATTTTGTCGAAAAGCTTAAAGATATCAATCCCCAAACAATCACGGTTACCGGTCATGCAGATCGAATTGGTAGCGCTCATTACAACCAGATCCTTTCCGAGCAGCGAGCAGCTACAGTGAAGGCTTACCTTGTTAGAAAGGGTGTCTCGCCCGATATAGTGCTTGCCGAAGGAAAGGGTGATACGCAGCCGATTACAAAAAAAGACCAATGTCCAAGCGACAAAGCCCCCCAAACTATCGAATGTTTACAACCTGATCGCCGTGTTGAGGTTGAAATGACTGGTACCAAGACAGGGCCGTAG
- the panC gene encoding pantoate--beta-alanine ligase — MLVIHTIAELHVHLRGVTGIVLVPTMGNLHQGHLDLVRIARQYGQFVVVSIFVNPLQFGMNEDYSKYPRTLEQDCKMLEQCGADVVFAPSERDLYPQPQQVTVELPPIANELCGAFRPGHFRGAATVVLKLFNIVQPRIAVFGKKDYQQLYLMRQMTAQLNLPVEIIGSETVRASDGLALSSRNQYLNVAERTEAVFLYQNLVGIRLAIMDGATDFFKLERQAMEVLSARGWRVDYVAIRSQSNLAEPTACECNLVILAAAWLGKTRLIDNLEVLRDR, encoded by the coding sequence ATGCTAGTGATTCACACCATTGCCGAACTACACGTGCATTTGCGAGGTGTAACGGGCATCGTCCTGGTGCCGACTATGGGCAATCTGCACCAGGGGCACCTTGATCTGGTGCGGATCGCGCGCCAGTATGGCCAATTTGTGGTGGTAAGCATATTTGTCAATCCGCTACAGTTTGGCATGAACGAGGATTATTCCAAATATCCGCGAACACTGGAGCAGGATTGTAAAATGCTGGAACAGTGCGGGGCGGATGTGGTCTTTGCGCCGAGCGAGCGTGACTTATATCCGCAGCCGCAGCAAGTAACAGTAGAGCTACCACCCATCGCCAATGAGTTATGCGGTGCTTTCCGCCCCGGTCATTTTCGTGGCGCGGCGACGGTGGTACTAAAGCTGTTCAATATTGTGCAGCCGCGCATCGCGGTATTCGGCAAGAAAGATTATCAACAGTTGTATTTAATGCGCCAAATGACGGCACAATTGAATCTGCCAGTAGAAATTATCGGCAGCGAAACTGTACGTGCATCGGACGGCCTGGCGCTGAGTTCGCGCAACCAGTACTTGAACGTTGCGGAGCGAACTGAAGCGGTTTTTCTATACCAAAATCTTGTTGGGATTCGCCTGGCCATTATGGATGGCGCAACGGATTTCTTTAAGTTGGAACGGCAAGCGATGGAAGTGCTTAGCGCGCGTGGTTGGCGGGTCGACTATGTGGCGATACGCAGTCAGTCCAACTTGGCTGAACCCACCGCGTGCGAGTGTAATCTGGTCATATTGGCCGCGGCTTGGCTGGGAAAGACTCGACTTATAGATAATCTGGAGGTCTTGAGAGATAGGTGA
- a CDS encoding BON domain-containing protein — MNTYHRLVVLIVSVTGVLSFTGCGKTQEDGGKSAANTTVGTEIDDSIITAKVKSKLLADSDFKGFDLKVETRKGDVQLSGFVDTQAQIDHAMMITRSVEGVKNVDNRVSLKKDSGTTMGVKVDDSIVTSKVKSSLLADPDIKSFDIAVITNNGEVQLSGFVDNQTQIERATDVARRTEGVHNVINELRVKK, encoded by the coding sequence ATGAATACTTACCATAGATTGGTTGTTCTGATTGTATCGGTTACCGGCGTTCTGTCTTTCACCGGTTGCGGTAAAACTCAAGAGGATGGAGGTAAGTCTGCCGCAAATACTACGGTAGGAACAGAGATTGACGACAGTATTATTACTGCTAAAGTGAAATCCAAGTTGTTGGCTGATTCAGATTTTAAAGGTTTTGATTTAAAAGTAGAGACGCGTAAGGGAGATGTTCAGTTAAGTGGCTTTGTAGATACTCAAGCTCAAATTGATCATGCAATGATGATCACGCGTTCTGTAGAAGGTGTTAAGAATGTAGACAATAGAGTGAGCTTAAAAAAAGATAGTGGCACGACCATGGGCGTCAAAGTTGATGACAGTATTGTAACTTCTAAAGTTAAATCTTCGTTGCTCGCTGATCCCGACATTAAAAGCTTCGACATCGCAGTGATAACAAATAATGGCGAAGTTCAGCTTAGTGGTTTTGTCGACAATCAGACTCAAATTGAGCGCGCAACTGATGTCGCACGCAGAACTGAGGGTGTGCATAATGTTATTAATGAATTGCGCGTCAAAAAATAA
- a CDS encoding mechanosensitive ion channel family protein — protein MNIFDFAYLRDAPPNAVTLIHVVVILLFAWLLFRISRKLIHTLRAHMGGRAATAENIRRIDTLAHVSRYVISSLITLIASMMILSELGVSIAPILGAAGVAGIAVGFGAQSLIKDYFNGFFILLENQIHEGDVVEVSSKTGVVEKVTLRYILLRDFEGSVHFIPNGLITTVTNKSRGYAYAVIDVKIAYRESIDEAFDVMRKVGSEMRASADYAAKMVEDIDIAGVQDWADSAVVLRCRFKVIPLEQWGVRREFLRRLKEAFDARGIEIPYPHVTIYVGQDKSGIPSALRVLKTKKDS, from the coding sequence ATGAATATTTTTGACTTTGCCTACTTGCGCGACGCCCCGCCTAATGCAGTCACACTGATCCACGTAGTCGTAATTCTTCTGTTTGCTTGGCTATTATTTAGGATAAGTCGTAAGTTGATTCACACATTGCGTGCCCATATGGGGGGGCGAGCTGCTACGGCTGAAAATATTCGTCGTATTGATACTTTGGCACATGTATCTCGTTATGTGATTAGCTCATTGATTACTCTGATTGCCAGTATGATGATCTTGAGTGAATTGGGCGTGTCCATCGCTCCTATTCTTGGTGCCGCTGGCGTGGCCGGTATTGCTGTTGGTTTTGGCGCGCAAAGTCTGATCAAAGATTACTTTAACGGTTTTTTCATTCTGCTGGAAAATCAGATCCACGAAGGTGATGTTGTCGAAGTAAGCAGTAAGACTGGTGTAGTTGAAAAGGTTACCCTTCGCTATATTCTTCTGCGCGACTTTGAGGGTAGCGTACATTTTATCCCAAATGGACTGATTACCACTGTTACCAACAAATCACGAGGCTACGCATATGCGGTAATTGATGTGAAAATTGCTTACCGAGAAAGCATTGATGAAGCCTTCGACGTCATGCGGAAAGTAGGCTCGGAAATGCGAGCGTCGGCGGACTATGCAGCCAAGATGGTTGAGGACATTGATATTGCCGGTGTTCAGGATTGGGCGGATTCCGCGGTAGTGTTACGTTGCCGTTTTAAAGTAATTCCGCTGGAACAGTGGGGGGTACGTCGCGAATTTTTGCGTCGATTGAAGGAGGCGTTTGATGCTCGAGGCATAGAGATTCCTTATCCGCATGTCACAATTTATGTCGGTCAGGACAAGAGCGGTATCCCTTCAGCGTTAAGGGTACTCAAAACTAAGAAAGACTCCTAG
- a CDS encoding glycine zipper 2TM domain-containing protein translates to MKTIHKVAVNTLIAAMILGLGGCSGMSTQGKSTAIGAGAGALGGAVLTGGSTAGTLGGAAVGGVIGHEISK, encoded by the coding sequence ATGAAAACGATACATAAAGTTGCAGTAAACACATTAATCGCAGCCATGATTCTTGGCTTAGGTGGATGCTCCGGCATGTCAACGCAGGGTAAAAGTACCGCTATCGGTGCTGGGGCAGGTGCACTTGGCGGTGCGGTGCTTACAGGAGGCAGTACTGCTGGAACGCTTGGTGGTGCTGCAGTTGGCGGGGTTATCGGTCACGAGATCAGCAAGTAG
- a CDS encoding dihydrodipicolinate reductase C-terminal domain-containing protein — MNQKIRVGLIGYGKAGKAVATIISEALGFDLCWIVRRSIGTEILLQLNSTIPIHGIEEISFESLLDQHPVDALVDFSSSEAVHLYGEVIRNRRIMLVTAISAYSESELNYVRSLGQNIRVMCSPNITLGINFLIVAANLLRKIAPFADVEILEQHFKEKPEISGTARKIAEKLCIDDGHITSLRLGGIVGHHEVIFGFPHQTVRLVHSSIRREAFGTGAVFALSQLITCDIGFYTFDDLLLRLIRAELVGE, encoded by the coding sequence TTGAATCAAAAAATTCGTGTCGGTCTCATAGGCTACGGTAAGGCAGGCAAAGCCGTAGCCACTATCATAAGTGAAGCTCTGGGTTTTGATCTGTGTTGGATTGTTCGTCGTTCTATTGGTACGGAGATTCTATTGCAACTAAACTCCACAATTCCTATCCATGGGATTGAAGAAATCTCATTCGAGTCATTGCTTGACCAGCATCCTGTTGATGCATTGGTCGATTTTTCGTCCAGTGAAGCTGTACATCTTTATGGGGAGGTCATTCGGAACCGGCGCATTATGCTGGTCACTGCGATATCGGCTTATTCAGAAAGTGAATTAAATTATGTGCGTAGTTTGGGACAAAATATTCGCGTAATGTGTTCTCCTAACATCACCCTTGGCATTAATTTTCTTATTGTAGCGGCCAACCTCTTGCGTAAGATTGCGCCTTTCGCTGACGTAGAAATTCTTGAGCAGCATTTCAAAGAGAAACCCGAAATTTCAGGTACGGCGCGCAAGATCGCGGAAAAATTATGTATTGACGATGGACATATCACTTCGCTAAGGTTAGGTGGGATTGTCGGCCATCATGAAGTGATTTTCGGTTTCCCTCACCAGACTGTTCGCCTTGTTCATTCATCCATTAGACGTGAGGCATTTGGCACAGGTGCGGTCTTCGCACTATCCCAGTTGATAACTTGCGATATCGGCTTTTACACTTTTGACGATCTGCTGCTTCGCTTGATTCGTGCAGAATTGGTGGGCGAGTGA
- the folK gene encoding 2-amino-4-hydroxy-6-hydroxymethyldihydropteridine diphosphokinase translates to MNSKHTAFIGLGSNLDDPCEQLLHALRALASLPHIRVLASSSFYRSAPIGYFEQPDFINAVAQLETTLSPRALLDALLGLERECGRTREFRNAPRTLDLDVLLYDDLRHHEHSLTIPHPQMHLRAFVLRPLLEIAPDCVIPGVGAVAEALLGCQQQQLERIVDVV, encoded by the coding sequence ATGAATTCCAAGCATACGGCTTTCATTGGCTTGGGCAGTAACTTGGACGACCCGTGCGAACAGTTATTACACGCTTTGCGGGCATTAGCCAGTTTGCCACATATCCGAGTATTGGCGAGCTCTTCGTTCTACCGCAGTGCGCCAATAGGTTATTTCGAACAGCCGGATTTCATTAATGCGGTAGCGCAATTGGAAACGACTTTGAGTCCTCGCGCCCTGCTGGATGCGCTACTTGGACTGGAACGCGAGTGTGGCCGCACGCGGGAATTTCGTAACGCACCGCGAACACTGGATTTGGATGTGCTGTTATATGATGATTTGCGTCACCATGAGCACAGCCTGACCATTCCTCATCCGCAGATGCACCTGCGTGCATTTGTGTTGCGCCCTTTACTGGAAATCGCACCGGATTGTGTTATTCCCGGTGTGGGTGCGGTGGCGGAAGCGTTACTAGGTTGTCAGCAACAGCAATTGGAGCGGATAGTAGATGTTGTTTGA
- a CDS encoding diguanylate cyclase domain-containing protein, with protein sequence MVSRSDILNANVLIVDDQDVNIRLLEHMLSGAGYVSVTSTTNPFDVCELYRKNRYDLVLLDLQMPRMDGFQVMESLKEIELDNYLPVLVITAQPTLELRALQAGAKDFISKPFNVAETLARVHNLLEVRLLHKKVHNHAKVQESRALHDSLTGLANRQLLADRISQAITHAQRNKNAMALLYVDLDGFKQINDTFGHDGGDLVLKLVASRLVAAVRQEDTVARLGGDEFVIVMWQISSAVGASIAAEKMIQILSQPYSIHGQTVNMTASIGVSIYSVHGRDAEALSKSADLALYDAKHAGRNNYRISNRIDL encoded by the coding sequence ATGGTTAGCCGATCTGATATTCTTAATGCTAACGTCCTGATTGTTGACGATCAGGACGTTAACATTCGCTTGCTCGAGCACATGTTGAGTGGTGCGGGCTATGTTTCTGTGACATCCACGACGAATCCTTTTGATGTGTGCGAGCTATACCGCAAAAATCGTTATGATCTGGTCTTGCTTGATTTGCAAATGCCCAGAATGGACGGATTTCAAGTAATGGAAAGTCTTAAGGAAATTGAATTGGATAACTATCTTCCGGTGCTTGTGATTACTGCCCAGCCGACACTAGAGTTGCGCGCGTTGCAAGCGGGTGCGAAGGATTTCATCAGCAAACCTTTTAATGTGGCCGAGACGTTGGCAAGAGTTCATAATTTGCTGGAAGTACGTCTGTTACATAAGAAAGTGCATAATCATGCCAAGGTACAGGAATCTCGAGCCTTGCATGATTCGCTGACTGGGCTAGCCAACAGGCAACTGTTGGCGGATAGGATTTCGCAGGCCATCACCCACGCGCAAAGAAACAAGAATGCGATGGCGTTGTTATATGTAGACTTGGATGGGTTTAAACAGATCAATGACACCTTTGGCCACGACGGTGGAGATCTTGTACTAAAACTGGTCGCATCACGCTTGGTGGCTGCGGTGCGCCAAGAGGACACCGTAGCGCGTTTAGGTGGAGACGAATTCGTGATTGTTATGTGGCAAATTAGCAGTGCTGTCGGTGCGTCCATCGCCGCGGAAAAAATGATCCAAATACTGTCACAACCTTATAGCATTCATGGTCAGACCGTCAATATGACCGCTAGCATAGGAGTCAGTATTTATTCTGTGCATGGCCGCGATGCGGAGGCTCTTTCGAAGAGTGCAGATCTGGCGCTATATGATGCCAAGCACGCAGGTAGGAATAACTATCGAATTTCAAACCGCATAGACTTGTAA
- a CDS encoding DUF883 family protein gives MTQFISQNLKNDLLKDFNAVVNEGEQLLKSVVDEGGDKANALRAKMESNLKAAKDRLRHIEETAIETTKTAVRATDNYVHENPWRAIGVAVGIGAVIGLLLNRR, from the coding sequence ATGACACAATTTATTAGCCAAAATTTAAAAAATGATTTACTTAAAGATTTCAATGCTGTTGTGAACGAAGGTGAGCAATTATTGAAGTCTGTTGTCGATGAAGGTGGTGATAAAGCCAATGCTTTACGCGCGAAGATGGAATCAAATTTAAAGGCAGCCAAAGATAGGCTACGCCACATTGAAGAAACTGCGATTGAAACTACCAAGACAGCAGTTCGGGCCACTGACAATTATGTTCATGAAAATCCTTGGCGTGCTATAGGGGTAGCTGTAGGAATTGGAGCAGTGATTGGGTTGCTTCTGAATCGTCGTTAA
- a CDS encoding glycine zipper 2TM domain-containing protein yields MKSMQIILVGAMTAATLLGGCANSSNPAASNNTSSLPSTSSSSSSNFIGYGVVEDIETIKVSEDGKNIAGTLIGGTVGGLLGHQVGSGKGQTAATVAGVVGGAVAGHEIEKRSQVASREEYRIRVRLSNGTTHAVTQSSISDIKIGDRVRVDNDRVSRAD; encoded by the coding sequence ATGAAATCGATGCAAATTATTTTAGTAGGAGCTATGACGGCTGCGACGTTATTAGGAGGCTGTGCCAACAGTAGTAATCCTGCCGCGTCGAACAATACATCTTCATTGCCATCTACGTCCTCATCTTCATCATCCAATTTTATTGGCTATGGTGTGGTTGAAGATATAGAGACCATTAAGGTTTCCGAGGATGGTAAAAATATTGCCGGAACCTTAATCGGTGGAACAGTGGGTGGTCTATTGGGACATCAAGTTGGTAGCGGAAAAGGCCAGACCGCAGCTACAGTTGCTGGTGTAGTCGGAGGTGCTGTTGCCGGTCACGAAATTGAAAAGCGTTCACAAGTCGCAAGCCGAGAGGAGTATCGTATCCGTGTTCGATTGAGTAACGGTACTACTCACGCTGTCACTCAAAGCAGTATTAGTGATATAAAAATTGGTGATCGAGTGCGCGTGGATAATGATCGCGTATCACGTGCTGATTGA